One Bacillota bacterium genomic region harbors:
- a CDS encoding class I SAM-dependent methyltransferase, producing MRRKQSCSILPISSIRRGKMPEAEFFGAIADLVQWGRVVVGHDYHGRQAESYDLTQAWTGDLDYYRQWAERQGGPVLELACGTGRISLPLARDGVSVVGLDRSLDMLGVFKEKLAREPEPVQSRVELIHGDMTDFSLGRKFPLIIVPLYSFTHLTESRARENFFARAWRHLQPGGVLVMELPVWVEGEEWTGNHPRFSYHRRQGLNQLVSFYQTRPLAPGLVNLNFLTIHLEAEGRARVEAVACNEYRASRADLAALTATAGFKQMDLYRNYRHSPLRAKDHAAVLVARK from the coding sequence ATGCGCCGGAAGCAAAGCTGCTCTATTTTGCCGATCAGCAGCATTAGGAGGGGGAAAATGCCTGAAGCAGAGTTTTTCGGCGCCATTGCCGACTTGGTGCAATGGGGCCGTGTGGTTGTCGGGCACGATTATCATGGCCGGCAGGCAGAAAGTTACGATTTAACTCAGGCCTGGACAGGAGATCTCGACTACTACCGGCAATGGGCTGAGCGTCAGGGCGGACCGGTGCTGGAGTTGGCTTGCGGCACGGGCAGAATATCCCTGCCCCTTGCCAGGGACGGGGTTAGCGTAGTCGGTCTTGATCGTTCGCTTGACATGTTAGGTGTCTTTAAAGAAAAATTGGCCCGGGAGCCCGAGCCAGTACAGTCACGAGTGGAATTAATCCATGGCGACATGACGGATTTCTCCCTGGGAAGGAAGTTCCCTTTGATCATAGTCCCGCTTTATTCATTCACCCATTTGACCGAGAGCAGGGCACGAGAAAATTTTTTTGCCCGTGCCTGGAGGCATTTGCAGCCTGGGGGCGTCTTGGTTATGGAGTTGCCCGTCTGGGTTGAAGGCGAAGAGTGGACCGGGAATCACCCGCGCTTTAGCTATCATCGCCGCCAGGGGCTCAATCAGTTGGTCAGTTTTTATCAGACCAGGCCGCTGGCGCCCGGGCTTGTCAATCTCAATTTCTTGACCATACACTTGGAGGCAGAGGGCCGCGCCCGGGTGGAAGCAGTGGCCTGTAATGAGTACCGTGCCAGCCGGGCAGATTTGGCGGCCCTGACTGCTACTGCCGGCTTTAAACAGATGGATTTATATCGTAATTACCGGCATAGTCCGCTGCGCGCCAAAGATCACGCAGCTGTGCTGGTGGCTCGTAAATGA
- a CDS encoding D-2-hydroxyacid dehydrogenase — protein sequence MLLPALNRWIYIVITGIVRCAPKITQLCWWLVNDKEVFTVEVLFNTKISDEHLERVRAGFPDLTVHRAESIDEAEALIANCEVLVTWWSNFVPDLLQAPKLKWVHSLAAGVDGFFLPPIKSGEVLLTNSSGIHGLPMAEHVMAIMLAFSRGIFRYARQQKERRWERLRLSELNGKTLGVIGMGSIGQEIAQHGAAFGMRVLGVKRNPGQQYPGVDRMVSMEGLDMVLKESDYVVLSVPLTPETDKMIGRRELELMKPDSILINVARGEVIDEAALIEALRENIIGGAGLDVFETEPLPESSPLWELENCLITPHCAALSPQYMARAVDLFCRNLEAYRNGQPMPNLVDPVRGY from the coding sequence CTGCTACTGCCGGCTTTAAACAGATGGATTTATATCGTAATTACCGGCATAGTCCGCTGCGCGCCAAAGATCACGCAGCTGTGCTGGTGGCTCGTAAATGACAAGGAGGTTTTTACTGTGGAGGTTTTATTTAATACCAAAATTAGTGATGAACATCTGGAGCGGGTGCGTGCCGGCTTTCCCGATTTAACGGTGCATCGCGCAGAATCGATTGATGAGGCGGAGGCGCTGATTGCCAATTGCGAAGTGCTTGTCACCTGGTGGAGCAATTTCGTCCCCGACTTGCTGCAAGCTCCTAAGCTTAAATGGGTGCATTCTTTGGCAGCAGGTGTCGACGGTTTCTTTTTGCCCCCAATAAAAAGTGGCGAGGTTTTGCTCACTAATTCCAGTGGAATCCATGGTCTGCCAATGGCCGAGCATGTGATGGCAATCATGCTGGCCTTTAGTCGCGGAATTTTCCGCTATGCCAGACAGCAAAAAGAACGGCGCTGGGAGCGTTTGCGTTTGTCTGAGTTAAACGGTAAGACCCTAGGCGTTATCGGCATGGGCAGCATCGGCCAGGAAATCGCCCAGCATGGCGCCGCATTTGGTATGCGGGTTTTGGGTGTCAAGCGCAACCCCGGCCAACAATATCCGGGTGTGGACCGTATGGTCAGCATGGAGGGCCTGGATATGGTGCTCAAGGAGAGCGATTACGTGGTTCTCTCAGTACCCCTGACACCGGAAACGGATAAGATGATTGGTCGGCGGGAATTAGAGCTGATGAAACCGGACAGCATCCTGATAAATGTTGCCCGCGGTGAGGTTATTGACGAAGCGGCGCTAATTGAAGCTCTCCGGGAAAACATTATCGGCGGTGCTGGCCTGGATGTTTTTGAGACTGAACCATTGCCTGAAAGCTCGCCGCTCTGGGAGTTGGAAAACTGCCTTATCACCCCCCATTGTGCAGCCCTTTCCCCCCAATATATGGCCCGGGCTGTGGACTTGTTTTGCCGCAATCTGGAGGCCTATCGCAACGGCCAACCGATGCCCAATCTGGTGGACCCCGTACGCGGCTATTAG